The following coding sequences are from one Zea mays cultivar B73 unplaced genomic scaffold, Zm-B73-REFERENCE-NAM-5.0 scaffold_191, whole genome shotgun sequence window:
- the LOC118471909 gene encoding actin-related protein 2/3 complex subunit 3 isoform X2 — translation MVYHSSFADDDGITKACSCPLLPLKTHIKGPAPASDPDKADIVDEAITFFRANVFFKNFHVKSSADKLLIYLTFYINIALKRLEGCRTLAVGTKAIINLGLEKVPVPGEPGFPFPGLFTLPQSQEEAELLRNYLKQIREETSGRLLNCAYRANGFPNKWWLAFAKRKFMNIVIL, via the exons ATG GTTTACCACTCTAGTTTCGCTGATGATGATGGGATCACAAAAGCTTGCAGCTGTCCTTTGCTTCCACTGAAAACTCATATCAAGGGCCCGGCACCAGCCTCTGACCCTG ATAAAGCGGACATTGTTGATGAAGCCATAACTTTCTTTCGAGCCAATGTTTTCTTCAAAAATTTCCATGTGAAAAGCTCAGCAGACAAGTTATTGATCTATCTGACGTTTTATATCAATATTGCCTTAAAAAGACTAGAAGGTTGCCGGACACTAGCTGTTGGGACTAAAGCAATCATTAATCTGGGATTGGAGAAAGTTCCTGTACCTGGGGAACCAGGGTTTCCTTTCCCTGGACTTTTCACTCTTCCCCAGTCCCAGGAGGAAGCAG AATTGTTGAGGAATTATTTGAAGCAGATAAGGGAGGAAACAAGTGGAAGATTGCTCAACTGTGCATACAGAGCTAATGGCTTTCCAAACAAGTGGTGGTTGGCTTTTGCTAAGAGGAAGTTCATGAACATTGTCATCCTTTAG
- the LOC118471909 gene encoding actin-related protein 2/3 complex subunit 3 isoform X1, whose product MLAPPTPGPRAPRPRATAVVQPSNREPSRAGVYHSSFADDDGITKACSCPLLPLKTHIKGPAPASDPDKADIVDEAITFFRANVFFKNFHVKSSADKLLIYLTFYINIALKRLEGCRTLAVGTKAIINLGLEKVPVPGEPGFPFPGLFTLPQSQEEAELLRNYLKQIREETSGRLLNCAYRANGFPNKWWLAFAKRKFMNIVIL is encoded by the exons ATGCTCGCCCCGCCGACGCCCGGACCCAGAGCACCGCGCCCACGGGCCACCGCCGTTGTCCAGCCGAGCAACCGTGAGCCAAGCAGAGCAGGG GTTTACCACTCTAGTTTCGCTGATGATGATGGGATCACAAAAGCTTGCAGCTGTCCTTTGCTTCCACTGAAAACTCATATCAAGGGCCCGGCACCAGCCTCTGACCCTG ATAAAGCGGACATTGTTGATGAAGCCATAACTTTCTTTCGAGCCAATGTTTTCTTCAAAAATTTCCATGTGAAAAGCTCAGCAGACAAGTTATTGATCTATCTGACGTTTTATATCAATATTGCCTTAAAAAGACTAGAAGGTTGCCGGACACTAGCTGTTGGGACTAAAGCAATCATTAATCTGGGATTGGAGAAAGTTCCTGTACCTGGGGAACCAGGGTTTCCTTTCCCTGGACTTTTCACTCTTCCCCAGTCCCAGGAGGAAGCAG AATTGTTGAGGAATTATTTGAAGCAGATAAGGGAGGAAACAAGTGGAAGATTGCTCAACTGTGCATACAGAGCTAATGGCTTTCCAAACAAGTGGTGGTTGGCTTTTGCTAAGAGGAAGTTCATGAACATTGTCATCCTTTAG